In a single window of the Daphnia carinata strain CSIRO-1 chromosome 4, CSIRO_AGI_Dcar_HiC_V3, whole genome shotgun sequence genome:
- the LOC130687584 gene encoding uncharacterized protein LOC130687584 produces MPHALTLVRQPKPLKPFNGDPREWAFFLGNFNSQVSNGLLDDSQRLVLLRESLTPQVANRIINLLYDGKNFQAALDALTKRYGHPYLIARAHLESLSRLPTVKEEYSSLSHFVAELNSAVAALQGTGYDLELKSTTLLTQLLGKLPVTLRRKWGSHVTGILPNQPTLLDFNDWIETESLGVLYGSLHVTTTKSLEGIEANSRR; encoded by the coding sequence ATGCCGCATGCGCTCACATTGGTGAGGCAGCCCAAGCCGCTGAAGCCGTTCAACGGTGATCCAAGAGAGTGGGCTTTTTTCCTGGGGAATTTCAACAGCCAAGTCTCCAATGGCTTGTTAGACGATTCACAGCGCTTGGTGCTGTTACGCGAATCTCTAACGCCTCAGGTGGCAAATCGAATTATTAACCTCCTCTATGATGGCAAGAATTTTCAAGCAGCACTGGACGCGTTAACGAAGAGGTACGGGCACCCATACTTAATTGCGAGGGCACATCTGGAATCACTGTCACGGCTACCGACAGTGAAGGAAGAGTATAGTTCCCTGTCACATTTCGTTGCTGAATTGAACTCGGCCGTAGCAGCTTTACAAGGAACGGGTTACGACTTGGAGTTGAAGTCGACCACATTGTTGACCCAATTGTTAGGAAAACTACCAGTAACTTTACGTCGGAAATGGGGATCCCACGTCACGGGAATTTTACCGAATCAGCCTACTTTGCTCGATTTCAACGATTGGATTGAAACGGAATCACTCGGTGTGCTCTACGGCTCCCTACACGTCACGACAACGAAATCGTTAGAAGGAATCGAGGCAAACAGCCGAAGATAG